The following coding sequences are from one Clostridioides difficile ATCC 9689 = DSM 1296 window:
- a CDS encoding alpha-hydroxy-acid oxidizing protein translates to MNYNDLLKSARENFNGTCKVCKICNGLACAGDVPGMGGKGSGSSFIENRKSLEKIKINMRVIHNVSKPDTSIELFGRKMSSPIFAAPVSGTILNMGGKVSEKEYIEPVVRGCSNSGIYAMVGDTNVDTFLLDNLDVLKDNRGNGIVFIKPWNNSKIIEKIRLSEEAGAFAVGVDLDACGLINNQFQENPFSPKTIDEIRELVESTRLPFIIKGIMTVDDALMAVESGASAIIVSNHGGRVLDYTPGTCEVLPDIAKSVKGKITILVDGGVRTGVDVVKMLGLGADAVLMGRPFVTASFGGGLDGVEFFIEKIRNELCETMILTGCQNVKDIDGRVIWNLL, encoded by the coding sequence ATGAATTACAATGACTTACTAAAATCAGCTAGAGAGAACTTTAATGGAACATGTAAGGTATGTAAAATTTGTAATGGATTAGCTTGTGCTGGAGATGTTCCTGGTATGGGTGGTAAAGGAAGTGGTTCGTCTTTCATTGAAAATAGAAAAAGTCTAGAAAAAATAAAGATAAATATGAGAGTCATACATAATGTTTCAAAGCCAGATACATCCATAGAATTATTTGGTAGAAAAATGAGTTCTCCTATATTCGCTGCACCTGTATCAGGTACTATATTGAACATGGGTGGTAAAGTTTCCGAAAAAGAATACATAGAGCCTGTTGTTAGAGGTTGTTCTAATTCTGGAATTTATGCTATGGTTGGCGATACTAATGTAGATACTTTTTTACTGGATAATTTAGATGTATTGAAGGATAATAGGGGAAATGGAATTGTATTTATAAAGCCTTGGAATAATTCAAAGATAATAGAAAAAATTAGATTGTCTGAAGAAGCAGGTGCTTTTGCAGTTGGTGTAGACCTTGATGCTTGTGGACTTATTAATAATCAATTTCAAGAAAATCCTTTTTCTCCTAAAACAATTGATGAGATTAGAGAATTGGTTGAATCCACTAGATTACCTTTTATTATAAAAGGAATTATGACTGTAGATGATGCTTTGATGGCTGTAGAGTCTGGTGCTAGTGCCATTATTGTTTCAAATCATGGTGGAAGAGTACTTGATTATACTCCTGGTACTTGTGAGGTACTTCCAGATATAGCTAAGTCTGTAAAGGGAAAGATAACAATACTTGTTGATGGTGGAGTTAGGACTGGTGTTGATGTAGTTAAGATGCTTGGATTGGGTGCTGATGCTGTTTTGATGGGAAGACCTTTTGTTACTGCTTCTTTTGGCGGTGGTCTTGATGGTGTGGAGTTTTTTATAGAGAAGATTAGGAATGAGTTATGTGAGACTATGATTTTGACTGGTTGTCAAAATGTTAAGGATATAGATGG